Proteins encoded in a region of the Triticum dicoccoides isolate Atlit2015 ecotype Zavitan chromosome 3A, WEW_v2.0, whole genome shotgun sequence genome:
- the LOC119269310 gene encoding 50S ribosomal protein L34, chloroplastic-like, with protein sequence MALALASPMASLSLHSGRISAVAIGGGLRPHKAGPMGASASPFLRSSFISSSSTTSSLSAAVSASLAFTSASSFGGSSLGIEFSYNRLTTRRPRGLQIRAGKAALCLTKRSRSRKSLARVHGFRRRMRTTAGRKVLKRRRDRGRKILCTKSNSPTGTKY encoded by the exons ATGGCGCTTGCCCTCGCCTCCCCAATGGCGTCCCTCTCGCTCCACTCCGGGAGGATCTCGGCGGTGGCTATCGGCGGCGGTCTCCGCCCCCACAAAGCGGGCCCTATGGGGGCCTCCGCCTCCCCGTTTCTCCGGagctccttcatctcctcctcctccaccacctcctcgctCTCGGCTGCGGTCTCGGCGTCGCTCGCCTTCACGTCCGCCTCGTCGTTCGGCG GTTCATCTTTGGGAATTGAGTTCAGCTACAACAGATTAACAACACGCAGACCTCGCGGTCTACAGATTAGGGCCGGAAAGGCTGCCCTCTGCCTGACCAAGAGGTCAAGATCCAGGAAGTCACTTGCCCGTGTGCATGGTTTCCGAAGGCGGATGCGGACTACTGCTGGAAGAAAGGTTCTGAAGCGTAGGCGTGACAGAGGAAGGAAGATTCTGTGCACAAAGTCGAACTCACCCACTGGGACAAAGTACTGA
- the LOC119269309 gene encoding cytochrome P450 94B3-like, whose translation MELSFTSAHPMLLFLLLPLLYVLRLRRNTRKQPHADGLKAYPIIGTLPHFVKNQDCLVEWSAGVVARCPTHTMVFDFKGLGLMAGAITANPANVEYIVKTNFQNYPKGEFVVSAMADFLGHGIFNSDGDQWLSQRKAASYEFSKRSLRNFVVSTVRFEVVERLLPLLSRAELEGLTLDMQDVLERFAFDNICCVAFDEDPACLTDDGLGLNGRAEFMHALNDAQMMIMARFMSPVKWAWRVKKLLNMGPERRMSEALATIHGYVDRIIRDRGERGAAGLARKDDFLSRFVSSGEHSNESLRDVVTSFIIAGRDTTSSALTWFFWLVSRRREVEDKIVREIRAVRASSGSTDAAFSLDELREMHYLHAAVTESMRLYPPVAMDSRCCKHDDVLPDGTFVGKGWQVSYSAYAMARLEEIWGEDCAEYRPERWLDEEGAFRPESSFKYPVFHAGPRMCLGKEMAYIQMKSIAACVLERFSFQFIGGESRPGVVFSVTLRMEGGLPMQVKKRGALSS comes from the coding sequence ATGGAGCTCTCATTCACCTCGGCCCATCCCATGCTCCTCTTcctgctcctacctctactctatGTCCTCCGCCTACGTCGGAACACCAGAAAGCAACCTCACGCCGACGGCCTCAAGGCCTACCCCATCATCGGCACGCTCCCGCACTTCGTCAAGAACCAGGACTGCCTCGTCGAGTGGTCGGCCGGCGTCGTCGCTCGTTGCCCCACGCACACCATGGTCTTCGACTTCAAGGGTCTCGGCCTCATGGCCGGTGCCATCACCGCGAATCCGGCCAATGTGGAATACATCGTGAAGACCAACTTCCAGAACTACCCCAAGGGTGAGTTCGTGGTGTCTGCCATGGCGGACTTCCTTGGCCATGGCATCTTCAACTCCGACGGCGACCAGTGGCTCTCGCAGCGCAAGGCCGCCAGCTACGAGTTCAGCAAGCGCTCGTTGAGAAACTTCGTGGTCAGCACCGTCCGGTTCGAGGTCGTCGAGCGGCTGCTGCCTCTGCTCTCCCGGGCGGAGCTAGAAGGCCTGACGCTGGACATGCAGGACGTTCTCGAGCGCTTCGCGTTCGACAACATCTGCTGCGTCGCCTTCGACGAGGACCCGGCGTGCCTCACCGACGACGGCCTGGGGTTGAATGGGCGTGCCGAGTTCATGCATGCCTTGAACGACGCGCAGATGATGATCATGGCCCGGTTCATGTCGCCGGTCAAGTGGGCATGGCGGGTCAAGAAGCTACTCAACATGGGACCGGAGAGGCGGATGAGCGAGGCACTCGCCACGATTCACGGCTACGTCGACAGGATCATCCGTGACCGCGGCGAGAGGGGAGCGGCCGGGCTGGCGCGCAAGGACGACTTCCTCTCACGCTTCGTCTCCAGCGGCGAGCACAGCAACGAGAGCCTTCGTGATGTGGTCACCAGCTTCATCATAGCCGGGCGGGACACCACCTCATCAGCGCTCACTTGGTTCTTCTGGCTCGTGTCCCGGCGGCGCGAGGTGGAGGACAAGATCGTCCGCGAGATACGCGCGGTGCGAGCGTCCAGCGGGAGCACGGATGCAGCCTTCAGCTTGGACGAGCTGCGCGAGATGCACTACCTGCACGCAGCGGTCACGGAGTCCATGCGTCTATACCCACCCGTGGCCATGGACTCGCGCTGCTGCAAGCATGACGACGTCCTGCCCGATGGCACGTTCGTCGGTAAAGGTTGGCAGGTCTCCTACAGCGCGTATGCCATGGCGCGGTTGGAGGAGATATGGGGCGAGGACTGTGCAGAGTACCGGCCAGAGCGATGGCTCGATGAGGAGGGTGCGTTCCGGCCAGAGAGCTCGTTTAAGTACCCGGTCTTCCATGCCGGGCCGAGGATGTGCCTCGGCAAAGAGATGGCTTACATACAGATGAAGTCCATTGCTGCCTGCGTGTTGGAGAGGTTCAGCTTCCAGTTCATCGGAGGCGAGAGCCGGCCAGGGGTTGTGTTCTCCGTGACCTTGCGTATGGAGGGCGGCTTGCCGATGCAAGTGAAGAAGAGGGGGGCACTGAGCAGCTAG